In Phyllopteryx taeniolatus isolate TA_2022b chromosome 22, UOR_Ptae_1.2, whole genome shotgun sequence, the DNA window gtccctttgaatgGTGAAGAGGAAGATGAAGGTCCAAGTGAGGCGAGCGGAGGGGCgcagcctccaagcagcagtcgcagctcaagtcaacacatggcAACAGAAGGTGagggagaccactgtggaggatcacaagcagacagactcttagctccactatcagatagtgatGACGTGACGTCACACTCTTCAGACTACGATGATGATGAACAGTctgaaggtgatatgacatgtcgCACTGACATCAAACGATGGAAATGtactcagtgtgggaaaacatttccTTACAAGAGCAATTTGAAACGACACAtgcgaacacacactggtgagaaaccgtttgcctgctcagtttgtggtaaaagattttcTGCAAAGGGAAACTTAACAATACACGCAAGAACACATACTGGAGAGAAACTCTTTTCCTGCTCATTTTGCAGTAAAAGATTCACTCGGAAGGCaaaattaaaaagacacacaataacccacacaggagagaaaaccttttcctgctcagtttgtggccaaggATTCACAGTGAGGagaaatttaaaaacacacacaagaacacacactggtgagaaaccttttacctgcgtaatttgtggtcaaagattctctcagaaggtacatttgacaacacacacaagaacacacaccggtgagaaaccttttgcctgcttaaTTTGTGGCCAAAgtttctctcagaagggaaccttaaacattcacacaagaacacacacgagcgagaaaccttttgcctgcacagtttgtggccaaagattctctcagaagggaaccttaaaaattcacacaagagcgcacaccggtgagaaaccttttgcctgcttagtttgtggCAAAACATTCTCAGTAAATGCACATTTGACATTACAcgcaagaacccacactggtgagaaacccttttcatgctcagtttgtggaaaAACATTATCTGATAAGAGAAACTTAATAattcacacaagaacacacactggtgagaaaccttttgcctgcttagtttgtggccaaagattctctcggaAGGGAACGTTAAAAattcacacaagaacacacactggtgagaaaccttttgcctgctcagtttgtggaaaACGATTCCCTCATAAGTATCAGGTTAAGAAGCACAAGTGTGTTGGTGAGAAAAGCAGTGATTAATCAAGGTTTCACTTCAGGTGTCATCAGTTGATGCACCAAGGATGATTATATTCTATGTACCTTCTTAAAATCCTCCTGTGGACAAGTGTTGCAAATTAGCATTCATGCTAAAACACTTTAGGCAACACATcatctttgtttaatgtttttgtgatgttgctatcaaataaatgaacaatTGATCAAATAGACTCTAAGGAAACTTTGACTCTTTGGGGTAAGATGGAAAACGTGCATCCGTGATCCTGAATTAAAtggacatacattttgtaatgtaatgtgttaTGTaacaatatgtatttgtatttgttttattttgctttgttctaCTCTTCTGTCTGCTGCCAGATCAGCATTGCAATTGAGAATAgcttctcaattgccttaaaTTAGGAGCTCACACTGTATGTGTAACAAAAATAGAtcttacaccgatctgattggcttgatcggtatcggccgataattagtattttatgctgatcggttgctcggctttaatgtcataattcgccggctccgcaaaatacatttactctgcgtccccatcgtatacagtatatttgaatccaaaagctagtttatatttagccttgttgcgtgtcttttgaagTAATTTACGATCACTGAGCTTTGTCAAaccaaacgcgaccggatacactcttTACCACGGCAA includes these proteins:
- the LOC133472153 gene encoding zinc finger protein OZF-like; translation: MRARSVADYEEDLCEAKKEKERRADVNKHCHPNQQQPESPHIKEQEVQHVKEEEEEEFLHIKEEEQEQFIEIPLTGVPLNGEEEDEGPSEASGGAQPPSSSRSSSQHMATEGEGDHCGGSQADRLLAPLSDSDDVTSHSSDYDDDEQSEGDMTCRTDIKRWKCTQCGKTFPYKSNLKRHMRTHTGEKPFACSVCGKRFSAKGNLTIHARTHTGEKLFSCSFCSKRFTRKAKLKRHTITHTGEKTFSCSVCGQGFTVRRNLKTHTRTHTGEKPFTCVICGQRFSQKVHLTTHTRTHTGEKPFACLICGQSFSQKGTLNIHTRTHTSEKPFACTVCGQRFSQKGTLKIHTRAHTGEKPFACLVCGKTFSVNAHLTLHARTHTGEKPFSCSVCGKTLSDKRNLIIHTRTHTGEKPFACLVCGQRFSRKGTLKIHTRTHTGEKPFACSVCGKRFPHKYQVKKHKCVGEKSSD